Proteins from a genomic interval of Piscinibacter sp. HJYY11:
- a CDS encoding DUF1501 domain-containing protein, with protein MRHDHASRREFLRRAAILSGTVGPAGLPFALNLATMNAAVAQTAPGYKAIVCLFLYGGNDSANMVLPTDAASWNAYQTVRATGTDPIALRPVGTAPDPTAARASPAALGGVLPLSPNFTASPVNNTRSFALHPAMTEMQALFNAPTGSRLAVIANAGPLIFPMTKAEYQANSASRPRPAKLFSHNDQQSTWQALGPEGARVGWGGRFGDLLASSNSNTVFTSISVNSNAVFMAGQNIFQYQIGTGGATAVGGITGNLFGSAAAATAYRNLITANGDPNSVSHLLGREQTQITKRSIDAQAQFQQEFTNANAQVAPPSQYVPPSTGVAANNNLAQQLQAVARIIASRGNLGVQRQVFFVSMGGFDTHDNQNRGQADLMARLSHAIGYFDTVLGTLGLRESVTLFTGSDFGRTFTTNGDGTDHGWGAHHFVYGGAVNGKEIYGRFPQVGLNHNDEVGSGSFLPGVSVDQIGATIGRWFGVSESNLDSVFPNLRNFQRDLGFMRA; from the coding sequence ATGCGACACGACCACGCCTCCCGCCGCGAATTCCTGCGCCGCGCCGCCATCCTCTCGGGCACGGTGGGCCCAGCCGGGCTGCCCTTCGCGCTCAACCTCGCGACGATGAACGCCGCAGTGGCGCAGACGGCGCCCGGCTACAAGGCCATCGTCTGCCTCTTCCTCTATGGCGGCAACGACTCGGCCAACATGGTGCTGCCCACCGACGCCGCGTCGTGGAATGCCTACCAGACCGTGCGCGCGACGGGCACCGACCCGATCGCCCTGCGCCCGGTGGGCACCGCCCCCGACCCCACGGCCGCACGCGCCTCGCCGGCGGCGCTCGGTGGCGTGCTGCCGCTCAGCCCGAACTTCACCGCCTCGCCGGTCAACAACACCCGCAGCTTCGCACTGCACCCGGCGATGACGGAGATGCAGGCGCTGTTCAACGCCCCGACCGGCAGCCGCCTGGCCGTCATCGCCAACGCCGGGCCGCTGATCTTCCCGATGACCAAGGCCGAGTACCAGGCCAATTCGGCCTCGCGGCCGCGACCCGCCAAGCTCTTCTCGCACAACGACCAGCAGTCGACCTGGCAGGCCCTCGGGCCCGAAGGTGCGCGTGTGGGCTGGGGCGGCCGCTTCGGCGACCTCCTGGCCAGCAGCAACAGCAACACCGTGTTCACGAGCATCTCGGTCAACAGCAACGCGGTGTTCATGGCCGGGCAGAACATCTTCCAGTACCAGATCGGCACCGGCGGCGCCACGGCGGTGGGCGGCATCACCGGCAACCTCTTCGGCTCGGCGGCCGCTGCCACCGCCTACCGCAACCTCATCACGGCCAACGGCGACCCCAACTCCGTGTCGCACCTGCTCGGCCGCGAGCAGACCCAGATCACCAAGCGCTCGATCGACGCCCAGGCGCAGTTCCAGCAGGAGTTCACCAACGCCAACGCCCAGGTGGCACCGCCGTCGCAGTACGTGCCGCCGTCCACCGGCGTTGCCGCCAACAACAACCTCGCGCAGCAGCTGCAGGCCGTCGCCCGCATCATCGCGTCGCGCGGCAACCTCGGCGTGCAGCGGCAGGTGTTCTTCGTCAGCATGGGCGGCTTCGACACCCACGACAACCAGAACCGCGGCCAGGCCGACCTGATGGCGCGGCTGTCGCACGCCATCGGCTACTTCGACACCGTGCTCGGCACGCTGGGCCTGCGCGAGAGCGTGACGCTCTTCACCGGCTCAGACTTCGGCCGCACCTTCACCACCAACGGCGACGGCACCGACCACGGCTGGGGCGCGCACCACTTCGTCTACGGCGGTGCGGTCAACGGCAAGGAGATCTATGGCCGCTTCCCGCAGGTGGGCTTGAACCACAACGACGAAGTGGGCTCCGGCAGCTTCCTGCCCGGGGTGTCGGTCGACCAGATCGGCGCCACGATCGGCCGGTGGTTCGGCGTGTCCGAGAGCAACCTCGACTCGGTGTTCCCCAACCTGCGCAACTTCCAGCGCGACCTGGGGTTCATGCGGGCCTGA
- a CDS encoding DUF1800 domain-containing protein, with protein sequence MDSTHLEKKRPSAGDWLKRGTRTGLALVMAALVVACGAGKENDDAGGQQLPANTGPAPTRNEAARFLTQATYGPTEASISALTRSNFAAWIEAQFNMPRLPHRAHYDRRNAELVAAMQDPSAAQFRESYWAQALSRDDQLRQRAAFALSQIFVISFADSTLANNPRGVTSYYDMLAEHAFGNYRDLLERVSLHPMMGIYLTHMRNQKENLATGRVPDENFAREIMQLFSIGLYELNNDGTLRGGTETETYTHADIQGLAKVFTGFSWYAGPNLADRTNRRFGGADAHPDRDWQPMQAYNAFHSTSEKRFLGRTIPASTTADADADLRFALDTIFNHPNVGPFVGKLLIQRIVTSNPSPAYVGRVASAFNNNGRGVRGDMKAVWRAILLDPEARNPDLSSPSYGKVREPLLRLSHFLRAFKARSTTGNWTGIDNTDDPASRLSQTAMRSPSVFNFYRPGFTPPNSAAAAAGLVSPELQLANEVSVAGYLNYLRGTWLTVNAGRDIQLDFSAETAIADNATALVDRLNWLLMSGQMTTAHRDQVIAAVTSRSIPATNQTNIDTARRERVFIAILLTMASPDYLVQK encoded by the coding sequence GTGGACAGCACTCATCTTGAGAAGAAGCGCCCGAGCGCAGGCGACTGGCTGAAACGGGGCACGCGCACCGGCCTGGCGCTGGTGATGGCGGCACTCGTCGTCGCCTGCGGCGCCGGCAAGGAGAACGACGACGCAGGCGGGCAGCAACTGCCCGCGAACACCGGCCCGGCGCCCACGCGCAACGAGGCAGCGCGTTTCCTGACGCAAGCCACCTACGGCCCCACCGAGGCCTCGATCAGCGCGTTGACACGCTCGAACTTCGCCGCCTGGATCGAAGCGCAGTTCAACATGCCGCGCCTGCCGCACCGCGCTCACTACGACCGGCGCAACGCCGAGCTCGTCGCCGCGATGCAGGACCCGAGCGCAGCGCAGTTCCGCGAGAGCTACTGGGCCCAGGCGCTGTCGCGCGACGACCAGCTGCGCCAGCGCGCCGCGTTTGCGCTCTCGCAGATCTTCGTGATCTCGTTCGCCGACAGCACGCTGGCCAACAACCCGCGCGGCGTGACCTCGTACTACGACATGCTGGCCGAACACGCCTTCGGCAACTACCGCGACCTGCTGGAGCGCGTGAGCCTGCACCCGATGATGGGCATCTACCTGACCCACATGCGCAACCAGAAGGAGAACCTCGCCACCGGCCGGGTGCCCGACGAGAACTTTGCGCGCGAGATCATGCAGCTGTTCTCGATCGGCCTGTACGAGCTGAACAACGACGGCACGCTGCGCGGCGGCACCGAGACCGAGACCTACACCCACGCCGACATCCAAGGCCTGGCCAAGGTCTTCACCGGCTTCAGCTGGTACGCCGGCCCCAACCTTGCCGATCGCACCAACCGGCGCTTCGGCGGCGCCGATGCACACCCCGACCGCGACTGGCAGCCGATGCAGGCGTACAACGCCTTCCACTCGACCAGCGAGAAACGCTTCCTCGGCCGCACGATCCCGGCCAGCACCACGGCCGATGCCGACGCCGACCTGCGCTTCGCGCTCGACACCATCTTCAACCACCCCAACGTCGGCCCCTTCGTCGGCAAGCTCCTGATCCAGCGCATCGTCACCAGCAACCCGAGCCCGGCCTACGTCGGCCGCGTGGCCTCGGCCTTCAACAACAACGGCCGCGGCGTGCGCGGCGACATGAAGGCGGTGTGGCGCGCCATCCTGCTCGACCCCGAGGCGCGCAACCCCGACCTGTCGAGCCCGAGCTACGGCAAGGTGCGCGAGCCGCTGCTGCGCCTGTCGCATTTCCTGCGCGCGTTCAAGGCCCGCTCGACCACCGGCAACTGGACCGGCATCGACAACACCGATGACCCGGCCAGCCGCCTCAGCCAGACGGCCATGCGCTCGCCCTCGGTCTTCAACTTCTACCGCCCCGGCTTCACGCCACCCAACAGCGCCGCCGCCGCGGCGGGGCTGGTCTCGCCCGAGCTGCAGCTGGCCAATGAAGTGTCGGTGGCCGGCTACCTCAACTACCTGCGCGGAACCTGGCTCACGGTGAACGCCGGCCGCGACATCCAGCTCGACTTCAGCGCCGAGACCGCCATCGCCGACAACGCCACCGCACTCGTCGACCGGCTGAACTGGCTCCTGATGTCGGGCCAGATGACCACGGCCCACCGCGACCAGGTGATCGCCGCCGTCACCAGCCGCAGCATCCCGGCCACCAACCAGACCAACATCGACACCGCACGCCGCGAGCGGGTCTTCATCGCCATCTTGCTGACGATGGCGTCGCCGGACTACCTGGTCCAGAAATAA
- a CDS encoding ATP-binding protein, with protein sequence MPGLRRSSGIQRGPSEISLAHHGVLFLDELPEFPRAALEALREPMETGRVTISRAARQAEYPAAFQLLAAMNPCPCGHLGSPLRACRCSPDVVLRYQGRLSGPLLDRIDLQIEVPAVAPDTLSSAPDGEASAQVAERVQSARGVALSRQGCANARLAGSAIDEHCALGAAETRFLQGASARLGWSARSYHRVLRVARTVADLAASRSIEVAHLAEAIQYRRLFAAPA encoded by the coding sequence ATTCCGGGTTTAAGGCGATCTTCCGGAATACAGCGAGGTCCTTCAGAGATCTCGCTGGCGCACCACGGCGTTCTGTTTCTCGACGAGTTGCCCGAGTTCCCGAGGGCCGCGCTCGAGGCTTTGCGCGAACCGATGGAGACCGGCCGCGTCACCATCTCGCGCGCCGCGCGGCAGGCCGAGTACCCGGCGGCGTTTCAGCTCCTGGCCGCGATGAATCCGTGCCCCTGTGGCCACCTCGGCAGCCCGCTGAGGGCTTGCCGCTGCTCGCCCGACGTGGTGTTGCGCTACCAGGGCCGGCTCAGCGGCCCCTTGCTCGACCGCATCGACCTGCAGATCGAAGTGCCCGCCGTCGCACCCGACACTCTCTCATCGGCTCCCGATGGTGAAGCGAGCGCGCAGGTGGCCGAGCGTGTGCAGTCGGCCCGCGGCGTGGCGCTGTCGCGCCAGGGCTGCGCCAACGCGCGCCTGGCCGGCTCGGCCATCGACGAGCATTGCGCGCTGGGCGCCGCGGAGACGCGTTTCCTGCAAGGCGCCTCGGCGCGGCTGGGCTGGTCGGCGCGCAGCTACCACCGGGTGCTGCGGGTGGCACGCACCGTGGCCGACCTCGCGGCCAGCCGGTCGATCGAGGTGGCGCACCTGGCCGAAGCGATCCAGTACCGGCGGCTCTTCGCCGCGCCGGCCTGA